The following proteins are co-located in the Bos indicus isolate NIAB-ARS_2022 breed Sahiwal x Tharparkar chromosome 8, NIAB-ARS_B.indTharparkar_mat_pri_1.0, whole genome shotgun sequence genome:
- the LOC109562693 gene encoding olfactory receptor 2S2 — MEKPNQTSPLVGFVLLGLSAHPKLEKMFFVLILLMYLVILLGNGVLILVTILDSRLHTPMYFFLENLSFLDICYTTSSVPLILDSFLTPQKTISFSACAVQMFLSFSMAGTECVLLSMMAFDRYVAICNPLRYPIVMSKAVYVPMAAGSWAIGGVASLVHTSLVIQLPFCGANIINHFTCEILAVLKLACADISISVISMEVTNVIFLGVPVLFISVSYVFIIATILRIPSSEGKKKAFSTCSAHLTVVIIFYGTLFFMYGKPKSKDSQGADKEDLADKLIPLFYGVVIPMLNPIIYSLRNNDVKAAVRNLVSQKCFRR, encoded by the coding sequence ATGGAAAAACCTAATCAGACCTCCCCCCTGGTGGGGTTCGTTCTCCTGGGCCTGTCAGCCCACCCAAAGCTAGAGAAAATGTTCTTTGTGCTCATCCTGCTTATGTACCTGGTGATCCTGCTGGGCAATGGGGTCCTCATCCTGGTGACCATCCTTGACTCCCGCCTGCACACGCCCATGTACTTCTTCTTGGAGAACCTCTCCTTCCTGGATATCTGCTACACAACCTCCTCAGTCCCACTGATCCTGGATAGCTTCCTGACCCCCCAGAAAACCATCTCCTTCTCAGCCTGTGCCGTGCagatgtttctttccttttccatggcAGGAACAGAGTGTGTGCTCCTGAGCATGATGGCGTTTGATCGCTACGTGGCCATCTGCAACCCCCTGAGGTACCCCATAGTCATGAGCAAGGCTGTCTATGTGCCCATGGCTGCTGGCTCCTGGGCTATTGGTGGTGTTGCTTCTCTGGTTCACACATCCTTGGTAATTCAGCTGCCCTTCTGTGGGGCCAATATCATCAACCACTTCACCTGTGAGATCCTGGCTGTCCTGAAGTTGGCTTGTGCTGACATCTCCATCAGTGTGATCAGCATGGAGGTGACCAATGTGATCTTCCTGGGGGTCCCAGTTCTGTTCAtctctgtctcttatgtcttcatCATTGCTACCATCCTGAGGATCCCCTCCTCTGAGGGGAAGAAAAAGGCTTTCTCCACTTGCTCTGCCCACCTCACTGTGGTGATAATATTCTATGGGACCTTATTTTTCATGTATGGAAAGCCCAAGTCTAAGGACTCTCAGGGTGCAGACAAAGAGGACCTTGCAGACAAGCTCATCCCCCTCTTCTACGGGGTGGTGATCCCCATGCTCAACCCCAtcatctacagcctgaggaacaaTGACGTGAAGGCTGCTGTGCGGAACCTGGTGAGTCAGAAATGCTTCAGGAGATGA
- the LOC139184409 gene encoding olfactory receptor 13C7-like, which translates to MDRSNWTSPLVGFVLLGLSAHPKLEKMFLVLILLMYLVILLGNGVLILVTILDSRLRTPMYFFLGNLSFLDICYTTSSVPLILDSFLTPRKTIPFSACAVQMFLSFAMGATECVLLGMMAFDRYVAICNPLRYPEVMSKAVYVPMAAGSWVAGSTSAMVQTSLAMRLPFCGDNVINHFTCEILAVLKLACADISINIISMAMANVIFLGIPVLFIFFSCVFIIATILKIPSAEGRKKAFSTCSAHLTVVVIFYGTILFMYGKPKSKDPLGADKQDVADKLTSLFYGVVTPMLNPIIYSLRNKDVKAAVRNLVTQKRFTW; encoded by the coding sequence ATGGACAGATCCAATTGGACCTCCCCCCTGGTGGGGTTCGTTCTCCTGGGCCTCTCAGCCCACCCAAAGCTGGAGAAAATGTTCCTTGTGCTCATCCTGCTCATGTACCTGGTGATCCTGCTGGGCAATGGGGTCCTCATCCTGGTGACCATCCTTGACTCCCGCCTGCGcacacccatgtacttcttcctggggAACCTCTCCTTCCTGGACATCTGCTACACAACCTCCTCAGTCCCCCTCATCCTTGACAGCTTCCTGACACCCAGGaaaaccattcccttctcagccTGTGCTGTGCAGATGTTCCTCTCCTTTGCCATGGGGGCCACAGAGTGTGTGCTTCTGGGCATGATGGCGTTTgatcgctatgtggccatctgcaaccCTCTAAGGTACCCTGAGGTCATGAGCAAGGCTGTCTATGTGCCCATGGCTGCTGGCTCCTGGGTAGCTGGAAGCACCAGTGCCATGGTGCAGACATCCCTAGCAATGAGACTGCCCTTCTGTGGGGACAACGTCATTAACCACTTCACCTGTGAGATCCTGGCTGTCCTGAAGTTGGCCTGTGCTGACATCTCCATCAATATAATCAGTATGGCGATGGCCAATGTGATCTTTCTGGGCATCCCAGTTCTGTTCATCTTTTTCTCCTGTGTGTTCATCATTGCTACCATCTTGAAGATTCCCTCAGCTGAGGGGAGGAAaaaggccttctccacctgctctgCCCACCTCACAGTTGTGGTCATCTTCTACGGGACCATCCTCTTCATGTATGGGAAGCCCAAATCCAAGGACCCTCTGGGGGCAGACAAACAGGATGTTGCAGACAAGCTCACCTCCCTCTTCTATGGGGTGGTGACCCCCATGCTCAACCCCATCATCTACAGCCTCAGGAACAAGGATGTGAAGGCTGCTGTGAGGAACCTGGTGACTCAGAAACGCTTCACCTGGTGA
- the LOC109562695 gene encoding olfactory receptor 13C7 has product MESANQTASVTEFILLGLSAHPKLEKTLFVLILLTYLVILLGNGVLILVTIFDSHLHTPMYFFLGNLSFLDICYTTSSVPLILDSFLTPRKTIPFSACAVQMFLSFAMGATECVLLGMMAFDRYMAICNPLRYPIVMSKAVYVPMAAGSWAAGWAASMVQTSLAMRLPFCGDNVINHFTCEILAVLRLACADISINVVSMGVTNVIFLGVPVLLIFVSYIFILTTILRIPSAEGRKKAFSTCSAHLTVVVIFYGTILFMYGKPKSKDPLGADKQDLSNKLTSLFYGVVTPMLNPIIYSLRNKDVKAAVRNLVSQKCFIW; this is encoded by the coding sequence ATGGAAAGTGCCAACCAGACAGCCTCTGTGACAGAGTTCATTCTCCTGGGCCTCTCAGCCCACCCAAAGCTGGAGAAAACACTCTTTGTGCTCATCCTGCTCACGTACCTGGTGATCCTACTGGGCAATGGGGTCCTCATCCTGGTGACCATCTTTGACTCCCACctgcacacacccatgtacttcttcctggggAACCTCTCCTTCCTGGACATCTGCTATACAACTTCCTCAGTCCCCCTCATCCTTGACAGCTTCCTGACACCCAGGaaaaccattcccttctcagccTGTGCTGTGCAGATGTTCCTCTCCTTTGCCATGGGGGCCACAGAGTGTGTGCTTCTGGGCATGATGGCATTTGACCGCTATATGGCCATCTGCAACCCCCTGAGGTACCCCATAGTCATGAGCAAGGCTGTCTATGTGCCCATGGCTGCTGGCTCCTGGGCAGCTGGATGGGCTGCTTCTATGGTTCAAACATCCCTTGCGATGAGGCTGCCCTTCTGTGGGGACAATGTCATCAACCACTTCACCTGTGAGATCCTGGCTGTCCTGAGGCTGGCCTGTGCTGACATCTCCATCAATGTGGTCAGTATGGGGGTGACTAATGTGATCTTCCTGGGGGTCCCAGTTCTGCTCATCTTTGTCTCCTACATCTTCATCCTCACCACCATCCTGAGAATACCTTCAGCTGAGGGGAGGAAaaaggccttctccacctgctctgCCCACCTCACAGTTGTGGTCATCTTCTATGGGACCATCCTCTTCATGTATGGGAAGCCCAAATCCAAGGACCCTCTAGGGGCAGACAAACAGGACCTTTCAAACAAGCTCACCTCTCTCTTCTATGGGGTGGTGACCCCCATGCTCAACCCCATCATCTACAGCCTCAGGAACAAGGATGTGAAGGCTGCTGTGCGGAACCTGGTGAGTCAGAAATGCTTCATCTGGTGA